One genomic window of Mus musculus strain C57BL/6J chromosome 4, GRCm38.p6 C57BL/6J includes the following:
- the Pabpc4 gene encoding polyadenylate-binding protein 4 isoform X2: MNAAASSYPMASLYVGDLHSDVTEAMLYEKFSPAGPVLSIRVCRDMITRRSLGYAYVNFQQPADAERALDTMNFDVMKGKPIRIMWSQRDPSLRKSGVGNVFIKNLDKSIDNKALYDTFSAFGNILSCKVVCDENGSKGYAFVHFETQEAADKAIEKMNGMLLNDRKVFVGRFKSRKEREAELGAKAKEFTNVYIKNFGEEVDDGNLKELFSQFGKTLSVKVMRDSSGKSKGFGFVSYEKHEDANKAVEEMNGKEMSGKAIFVGRAQKKVERQAELKRKFEQLKQERISRYQGVNLYIKNLDDTIDDEKLRREFSPFGSITSAKVMLEDGRSKGFGFVCFSSPEEATKAVTEMNGRIVGSKPLYVALAQRKEERKAHLTNQYMQRVAGMRALPASAILNQFQPAAGGYFVPAVPQAQGRPPYYTPNQLAQMRPNPRWQQGGRPQGFQGMPSALRQSGPRPALRHLAPTGSECPDRLAMDFGGAGAAQQGLTDSCQSGGVPTAVPNLAPRAAVAAAAPRAVAPYKYASSVRSPHPAIQPLQAPQPAVHVQGQEPLTASMLAAAPPQEQKQMLGERLFPLIQTMHSNLAGKITGMLLEIDNSELLHMLESPESLRSKVDEAVAVLQAHHAKKEAAQKVGTVAAATS, from the exons atgaaCGCTGCAGCCAGCAGCTACCCCATGGCCTCCTTATACGTGGGCGATTTGCACTCGGACGTCACCGAAGCCATGCTGTATGAAAAGTTTAGCCCTGCGGGGCCTGTGCTGTCCATCCGGGTCTGTCGCGATATGATCACCCGGCGCTCTCTGGGTTATGCCTACGTCAACTTCCAGCAGCCAGCTGACG CTGAGAGGGCCTTGGACACCATGAACTTCGACGTGATGAAGGGAAAGCCGATCCGCATCATGTGGTCGCAGAGGGATCCCTCGTTGAGAAAATCTGGGGTGGGAAATGTCTTCATCAAGAACCTGGACAAATCCATAGACAACAAGGCACTGTATGacactttctctgcctttggAAACATCTTGTCCTGTAAG GTGGTCTGTGATGAGAACGGCTCTAAGGGCTATGCTTTTGTTCACTTCGAGACCCAAGAGGCCGCCGACAAGGCCATCGAGAAGATGAATGGCATGCTTCTCAATGACCGTAAAGT GTTCGTGGGTAGATTCAAGTCTCGCAAAGAGCGGGAAGCGGAGCTTGGAGCCAAGGCCAAGGAATTCACCAATGTTTATATCAAAAACTTTGGAGAAGAGGTGGATGATGGGAATCTGAAAGAGCTCTTCAGCCAGTTTG GTAAGACCCTAAGTGTCAAGGTGATGAGAGACTCCAGTGGGAAGTCCAAAGGCTTTGGCTTTGTAAGTTACGAGAAACACGAGGATGCCAATAAG GCTGTGGAAGAAATGAATGGAAAGGAAATGAGCGGGAAAGCCATATTTGTAGGCCGTGCACAGAAAAAGGTAGAAAGGCAGGCTGAGCTGAAGCGGAAGTTTGAGCAGCTCAAGCAGGAGAGGATTAGCCGGTACCAG GGGGTGAATCTCTACATTAAGAACTTGGATGACACCATTGATGATGAGAAATTGAGGAGagagttttctccctttggaTCAATCACCAGCGCGAAG GTGATGCTAGAAGATGGGAGAAGCAAAGGGTTTGGCTTTGTCTGTTTCTCCTCTCCTGAAGAGGCGACCAAAGCTGTCACCGAGATGAATGGACGCATTGTGGGCTCCAAGCCTCTGTACGTCGCCCTGGCCCAGAGGAAGGAAGAGCGGAAGGCTCATCTGACCAACCAGTACATGCAGCGTGTGGCGGGGATGAGAGCACTCCCTGCCAGTGCCATCTTAAATCAGTTCCAGCCTGCAGCTGGTGGCTATTTTGTGCCTGCAGTTCCGCAG GCTCAGGGAAGACCCCCATATTACACGCCTaaccagttagcacagatgaGGCCTAATCCACGCTGGCAGCAAGGCGGGAGACCTCAAG GCTTCCAAGGAATGCCAAGTGCCCTGCGGCAGTCTGGGCCTCGTCCAGCTCTTCGACATCTGGCTCCAACTG GGTCTGAGTGCCCGGACCGCTTGGCTATGGACTTTGGTGGGGCTGGTGCCGCCCAGCAAGGGCTGACTGACAGCTGCCAGTCTGGAG GCGTCCCTACAGCCGTGCCAAACCTTGCACCTCGGGCCGCAGTTGCTGCCGCCGCTCCCAGGGCTGTGGCTCCATACAAGTACGCCTCCAGTGTCCGCAGCCCACACCCTGCCATCCAGCCGCTGCAG GCCCCCCAGCCTGCAGTCCACGTCCAGGGTCAGGAGCCCCTGACTGCCTCCATGCTTGCTGCAGCGCCCCCCCAGGAGCAGAAGCAGATGCTGG GGGAGCGTCTGTTCCCGCTTATCCAAACAATGCATTCAAACCTGGCTGGGAAAATCACCGGGATGCTGCTGGAAATCGACAACTCTGAGCTGCTGCACATGCTGGAGTCCCCCGAGTCCCTCCGCTCCAAGGTAGATGAAGCGGTGGCAGTCCTGCAGGCTCACCATGCCAAGAAAGAAGCTGCCCAGAAGGTGggcactgttgctgctgctacctcttag
- the Pabpc4 gene encoding polyadenylate-binding protein 4 isoform X3, whose protein sequence is MNAAASSYPMASLYVGDLHSDVTEAMLYEKFSPAGPVLSIRVCRDMITRRSLGYAYVNFQQPADAERALDTMNFDVMKGKPIRIMWSQRDPSLRKSGVGNVFIKNLDKSIDNKALYDTFSAFGNILSCKVVCDENGSKGYAFVHFETQEAADKAIEKMNGMLLNDRKVFVGRFKSRKEREAELGAKAKEFTNVYIKNFGEEVDDGNLKELFSQFGKTLSVKVMRDSSGKSKGFGFVSYEKHEDANKAVEEMNGKEMSGKAIFVGRAQKKVERQAELKRKFEQLKQERISRYQGVNLYIKNLDDTIDDEKLRREFSPFGSITSAKVMLEDGRSKGFGFVCFSSPEEATKAVTEMNGRIVGSKPLYVALAQRKEERKAHLTNQYMQRVAGMRALPASAILNQFQPAAGGYFVPAVPQAQGRPPYYTPNQLAQMRPNPRWQQGGRPQGFQGMPSALRQSGPRPALRHLAPTGSECPDRLAMDFGGAGAAQQGLTDSCQSGGVPTAVPNLAPRAAVAAAAPRAVAPYKYASSVRSPHPAIQPLQAPQPAVHVQGQEPLTASMLAAAPPQEQKQMLGERLFPLIQTMHSNLAGKITGMLLEIDNSELLHMLESPESLRSKVDEAVAVLQAHHAKKEAAQKESKAK, encoded by the exons atgaaCGCTGCAGCCAGCAGCTACCCCATGGCCTCCTTATACGTGGGCGATTTGCACTCGGACGTCACCGAAGCCATGCTGTATGAAAAGTTTAGCCCTGCGGGGCCTGTGCTGTCCATCCGGGTCTGTCGCGATATGATCACCCGGCGCTCTCTGGGTTATGCCTACGTCAACTTCCAGCAGCCAGCTGACG CTGAGAGGGCCTTGGACACCATGAACTTCGACGTGATGAAGGGAAAGCCGATCCGCATCATGTGGTCGCAGAGGGATCCCTCGTTGAGAAAATCTGGGGTGGGAAATGTCTTCATCAAGAACCTGGACAAATCCATAGACAACAAGGCACTGTATGacactttctctgcctttggAAACATCTTGTCCTGTAAG GTGGTCTGTGATGAGAACGGCTCTAAGGGCTATGCTTTTGTTCACTTCGAGACCCAAGAGGCCGCCGACAAGGCCATCGAGAAGATGAATGGCATGCTTCTCAATGACCGTAAAGT GTTCGTGGGTAGATTCAAGTCTCGCAAAGAGCGGGAAGCGGAGCTTGGAGCCAAGGCCAAGGAATTCACCAATGTTTATATCAAAAACTTTGGAGAAGAGGTGGATGATGGGAATCTGAAAGAGCTCTTCAGCCAGTTTG GTAAGACCCTAAGTGTCAAGGTGATGAGAGACTCCAGTGGGAAGTCCAAAGGCTTTGGCTTTGTAAGTTACGAGAAACACGAGGATGCCAATAAG GCTGTGGAAGAAATGAATGGAAAGGAAATGAGCGGGAAAGCCATATTTGTAGGCCGTGCACAGAAAAAGGTAGAAAGGCAGGCTGAGCTGAAGCGGAAGTTTGAGCAGCTCAAGCAGGAGAGGATTAGCCGGTACCAG GGGGTGAATCTCTACATTAAGAACTTGGATGACACCATTGATGATGAGAAATTGAGGAGagagttttctccctttggaTCAATCACCAGCGCGAAG GTGATGCTAGAAGATGGGAGAAGCAAAGGGTTTGGCTTTGTCTGTTTCTCCTCTCCTGAAGAGGCGACCAAAGCTGTCACCGAGATGAATGGACGCATTGTGGGCTCCAAGCCTCTGTACGTCGCCCTGGCCCAGAGGAAGGAAGAGCGGAAGGCTCATCTGACCAACCAGTACATGCAGCGTGTGGCGGGGATGAGAGCACTCCCTGCCAGTGCCATCTTAAATCAGTTCCAGCCTGCAGCTGGTGGCTATTTTGTGCCTGCAGTTCCGCAG GCTCAGGGAAGACCCCCATATTACACGCCTaaccagttagcacagatgaGGCCTAATCCACGCTGGCAGCAAGGCGGGAGACCTCAAG GCTTCCAAGGAATGCCAAGTGCCCTGCGGCAGTCTGGGCCTCGTCCAGCTCTTCGACATCTGGCTCCAACTG GGTCTGAGTGCCCGGACCGCTTGGCTATGGACTTTGGTGGGGCTGGTGCCGCCCAGCAAGGGCTGACTGACAGCTGCCAGTCTGGAG GCGTCCCTACAGCCGTGCCAAACCTTGCACCTCGGGCCGCAGTTGCTGCCGCCGCTCCCAGGGCTGTGGCTCCATACAAGTACGCCTCCAGTGTCCGCAGCCCACACCCTGCCATCCAGCCGCTGCAG GCCCCCCAGCCTGCAGTCCACGTCCAGGGTCAGGAGCCCCTGACTGCCTCCATGCTTGCTGCAGCGCCCCCCCAGGAGCAGAAGCAGATGCTGG GGGAGCGTCTGTTCCCGCTTATCCAAACAATGCATTCAAACCTGGCTGGGAAAATCACCGGGATGCTGCTGGAAATCGACAACTCTGAGCTGCTGCACATGCTGGAGTCCCCCGAGTCCCTCCGCTCCAAGGTAGATGAAGCGGTGGCAGTCCTGCAGGCTCACCATGCCAAGAAAGAAGCTGCCCAGAAG GAGTCGAAAGCCAAATAA
- the Pabpc4 gene encoding polyadenylate-binding protein 4 isoform X1, with protein MNAAASSYPMASLYVGDLHSDVTEAMLYEKFSPAGPVLSIRVCRDMITRRSLGYAYVNFQQPADAERALDTMNFDVMKGKPIRIMWSQRDPSLRKSGVGNVFIKNLDKSIDNKALYDTFSAFGNILSCKVVCDENGSKGYAFVHFETQEAADKAIEKMNGMLLNDRKVFVGRFKSRKEREAELGAKAKEFTNVYIKNFGEEVDDGNLKELFSQFGKTLSVKVMRDSSGKSKGFGFVSYEKHEDANKAVEEMNGKEMSGKAIFVGRAQKKVERQAELKRKFEQLKQERISRYQGVNLYIKNLDDTIDDEKLRREFSPFGSITSAKVMLEDGRSKGFGFVCFSSPEEATKAVTEMNGRIVGSKPLYVALAQRKEERKAHLTNQYMQRVAGMRALPASAILNQFQPAAGGYFVPAVPQAQGRPPYYTPNQLAQMRPNPRWQQGGRPQGFQGMPSALRQSGPRPALRHLAPTGNAPASRGLPTTAQRVGSECPDRLAMDFGGAGAAQQGLTDSCQSGGVPTAVPNLAPRAAVAAAAPRAVAPYKYASSVRSPHPAIQPLQAPQPAVHVQGQEPLTASMLAAAPPQEQKQMLGERLFPLIQTMHSNLAGKITGMLLEIDNSELLHMLESPESLRSKVDEAVAVLQAHHAKKEAAQKESKAK; from the exons atgaaCGCTGCAGCCAGCAGCTACCCCATGGCCTCCTTATACGTGGGCGATTTGCACTCGGACGTCACCGAAGCCATGCTGTATGAAAAGTTTAGCCCTGCGGGGCCTGTGCTGTCCATCCGGGTCTGTCGCGATATGATCACCCGGCGCTCTCTGGGTTATGCCTACGTCAACTTCCAGCAGCCAGCTGACG CTGAGAGGGCCTTGGACACCATGAACTTCGACGTGATGAAGGGAAAGCCGATCCGCATCATGTGGTCGCAGAGGGATCCCTCGTTGAGAAAATCTGGGGTGGGAAATGTCTTCATCAAGAACCTGGACAAATCCATAGACAACAAGGCACTGTATGacactttctctgcctttggAAACATCTTGTCCTGTAAG GTGGTCTGTGATGAGAACGGCTCTAAGGGCTATGCTTTTGTTCACTTCGAGACCCAAGAGGCCGCCGACAAGGCCATCGAGAAGATGAATGGCATGCTTCTCAATGACCGTAAAGT GTTCGTGGGTAGATTCAAGTCTCGCAAAGAGCGGGAAGCGGAGCTTGGAGCCAAGGCCAAGGAATTCACCAATGTTTATATCAAAAACTTTGGAGAAGAGGTGGATGATGGGAATCTGAAAGAGCTCTTCAGCCAGTTTG GTAAGACCCTAAGTGTCAAGGTGATGAGAGACTCCAGTGGGAAGTCCAAAGGCTTTGGCTTTGTAAGTTACGAGAAACACGAGGATGCCAATAAG GCTGTGGAAGAAATGAATGGAAAGGAAATGAGCGGGAAAGCCATATTTGTAGGCCGTGCACAGAAAAAGGTAGAAAGGCAGGCTGAGCTGAAGCGGAAGTTTGAGCAGCTCAAGCAGGAGAGGATTAGCCGGTACCAG GGGGTGAATCTCTACATTAAGAACTTGGATGACACCATTGATGATGAGAAATTGAGGAGagagttttctccctttggaTCAATCACCAGCGCGAAG GTGATGCTAGAAGATGGGAGAAGCAAAGGGTTTGGCTTTGTCTGTTTCTCCTCTCCTGAAGAGGCGACCAAAGCTGTCACCGAGATGAATGGACGCATTGTGGGCTCCAAGCCTCTGTACGTCGCCCTGGCCCAGAGGAAGGAAGAGCGGAAGGCTCATCTGACCAACCAGTACATGCAGCGTGTGGCGGGGATGAGAGCACTCCCTGCCAGTGCCATCTTAAATCAGTTCCAGCCTGCAGCTGGTGGCTATTTTGTGCCTGCAGTTCCGCAG GCTCAGGGAAGACCCCCATATTACACGCCTaaccagttagcacagatgaGGCCTAATCCACGCTGGCAGCAAGGCGGGAGACCTCAAG GCTTCCAAGGAATGCCAAGTGCCCTGCGGCAGTCTGGGCCTCGTCCAGCTCTTCGACATCTGGCTCCAACTGGTAATGCTCCGGCCTCTCGTGGCCTTCCTACTACTGCTCAGAGAGTCG GGTCTGAGTGCCCGGACCGCTTGGCTATGGACTTTGGTGGGGCTGGTGCCGCCCAGCAAGGGCTGACTGACAGCTGCCAGTCTGGAG GCGTCCCTACAGCCGTGCCAAACCTTGCACCTCGGGCCGCAGTTGCTGCCGCCGCTCCCAGGGCTGTGGCTCCATACAAGTACGCCTCCAGTGTCCGCAGCCCACACCCTGCCATCCAGCCGCTGCAG GCCCCCCAGCCTGCAGTCCACGTCCAGGGTCAGGAGCCCCTGACTGCCTCCATGCTTGCTGCAGCGCCCCCCCAGGAGCAGAAGCAGATGCTGG GGGAGCGTCTGTTCCCGCTTATCCAAACAATGCATTCAAACCTGGCTGGGAAAATCACCGGGATGCTGCTGGAAATCGACAACTCTGAGCTGCTGCACATGCTGGAGTCCCCCGAGTCCCTCCGCTCCAAGGTAGATGAAGCGGTGGCAGTCCTGCAGGCTCACCATGCCAAGAAAGAAGCTGCCCAGAAG GAGTCGAAAGCCAAATAA
- the Pabpc4 gene encoding polyadenylate-binding protein 4 isoform 2 (isoform 2 is encoded by transcript variant 2) — MNAAASSYPMASLYVGDLHSDVTEAMLYEKFSPAGPVLSIRVCRDMITRRSLGYAYVNFQQPADAERALDTMNFDVMKGKPIRIMWSQRDPSLRKSGVGNVFIKNLDKSIDNKALYDTFSAFGNILSCKVVCDENGSKGYAFVHFETQEAADKAIEKMNGMLLNDRKVFVGRFKSRKEREAELGAKAKEFTNVYIKNFGEEVDDGNLKELFSQFGKTLSVKVMRDSSGKSKGFGFVSYEKHEDANKAVEEMNGKEMSGKAIFVGRAQKKVERQAELKRKFEQLKQERISRYQGVNLYIKNLDDTIDDEKLRREFSPFGSITSAKVMLEDGRSKGFGFVCFSSPEEATKAVTEMNGRIVGSKPLYVALAQRKEERKAHLTNQYMQRVAGMRALPASAILNQFQPAAGGYFVPAVPQAQGRPPYYTPNQLAQMRPNPRWQQGGRPQGFQGMPSALRQSGPRPALRHLAPTGVPTAVPNLAPRAAVAAAAPRAVAPYKYASSVRSPHPAIQPLQAPQPAVHVQGQEPLTASMLAAAPPQEQKQMLGERLFPLIQTMHSNLAGKITGMLLEIDNSELLHMLESPESLRSKVDEAVAVLQAHHAKKEAAQKVGTVAAATS; from the exons atgaaCGCTGCAGCCAGCAGCTACCCCATGGCCTCCTTATACGTGGGCGATTTGCACTCGGACGTCACCGAAGCCATGCTGTATGAAAAGTTTAGCCCTGCGGGGCCTGTGCTGTCCATCCGGGTCTGTCGCGATATGATCACCCGGCGCTCTCTGGGTTATGCCTACGTCAACTTCCAGCAGCCAGCTGACG CTGAGAGGGCCTTGGACACCATGAACTTCGACGTGATGAAGGGAAAGCCGATCCGCATCATGTGGTCGCAGAGGGATCCCTCGTTGAGAAAATCTGGGGTGGGAAATGTCTTCATCAAGAACCTGGACAAATCCATAGACAACAAGGCACTGTATGacactttctctgcctttggAAACATCTTGTCCTGTAAG GTGGTCTGTGATGAGAACGGCTCTAAGGGCTATGCTTTTGTTCACTTCGAGACCCAAGAGGCCGCCGACAAGGCCATCGAGAAGATGAATGGCATGCTTCTCAATGACCGTAAAGT GTTCGTGGGTAGATTCAAGTCTCGCAAAGAGCGGGAAGCGGAGCTTGGAGCCAAGGCCAAGGAATTCACCAATGTTTATATCAAAAACTTTGGAGAAGAGGTGGATGATGGGAATCTGAAAGAGCTCTTCAGCCAGTTTG GTAAGACCCTAAGTGTCAAGGTGATGAGAGACTCCAGTGGGAAGTCCAAAGGCTTTGGCTTTGTAAGTTACGAGAAACACGAGGATGCCAATAAG GCTGTGGAAGAAATGAATGGAAAGGAAATGAGCGGGAAAGCCATATTTGTAGGCCGTGCACAGAAAAAGGTAGAAAGGCAGGCTGAGCTGAAGCGGAAGTTTGAGCAGCTCAAGCAGGAGAGGATTAGCCGGTACCAG GGGGTGAATCTCTACATTAAGAACTTGGATGACACCATTGATGATGAGAAATTGAGGAGagagttttctccctttggaTCAATCACCAGCGCGAAG GTGATGCTAGAAGATGGGAGAAGCAAAGGGTTTGGCTTTGTCTGTTTCTCCTCTCCTGAAGAGGCGACCAAAGCTGTCACCGAGATGAATGGACGCATTGTGGGCTCCAAGCCTCTGTACGTCGCCCTGGCCCAGAGGAAGGAAGAGCGGAAGGCTCATCTGACCAACCAGTACATGCAGCGTGTGGCGGGGATGAGAGCACTCCCTGCCAGTGCCATCTTAAATCAGTTCCAGCCTGCAGCTGGTGGCTATTTTGTGCCTGCAGTTCCGCAG GCTCAGGGAAGACCCCCATATTACACGCCTaaccagttagcacagatgaGGCCTAATCCACGCTGGCAGCAAGGCGGGAGACCTCAAG GCTTCCAAGGAATGCCAAGTGCCCTGCGGCAGTCTGGGCCTCGTCCAGCTCTTCGACATCTGGCTCCAACTG GCGTCCCTACAGCCGTGCCAAACCTTGCACCTCGGGCCGCAGTTGCTGCCGCCGCTCCCAGGGCTGTGGCTCCATACAAGTACGCCTCCAGTGTCCGCAGCCCACACCCTGCCATCCAGCCGCTGCAG GCCCCCCAGCCTGCAGTCCACGTCCAGGGTCAGGAGCCCCTGACTGCCTCCATGCTTGCTGCAGCGCCCCCCCAGGAGCAGAAGCAGATGCTGG GGGAGCGTCTGTTCCCGCTTATCCAAACAATGCATTCAAACCTGGCTGGGAAAATCACCGGGATGCTGCTGGAAATCGACAACTCTGAGCTGCTGCACATGCTGGAGTCCCCCGAGTCCCTCCGCTCCAAGGTAGATGAAGCGGTGGCAGTCCTGCAGGCTCACCATGCCAAGAAAGAAGCTGCCCAGAAGGTGggcactgttgctgctgctacctcttag
- the Pabpc4 gene encoding polyadenylate-binding protein 4 isoform 3 (isoform 3 is encoded by transcript variant 3) codes for MNAAASSYPMASLYVGDLHSDVTEAMLYEKFSPAGPVLSIRVCRDMITRRSLGYAYVNFQQPADAERALDTMNFDVMKGKPIRIMWSQRDPSLRKSGVGNVFIKNLDKSIDNKALYDTFSAFGNILSCKVVCDENGSKGYAFVHFETQEAADKAIEKMNGMLLNDRKVFVGRFKSRKEREAELGAKAKEFTNVYIKNFGEEVDDGNLKELFSQFGKTLSVKVMRDSSGKSKGFGFVSYEKHEDANKAVEEMNGKEMSGKAIFVGRAQKKVERQAELKRKFEQLKQERISRYQGVNLYIKNLDDTIDDEKLRREFSPFGSITSAKVMLEDGRSKGFGFVCFSSPEEATKAVTEMNGRIVGSKPLYVALAQRKEERKAHLTNQYMQRVAGMRALPASAILNQFQPAAGGYFVPAVPQAQGRPPYYTPNQLAQMRPNPRWQQGGRPQGFQGMPSALRQSGPRPALRHLAPTGNAPASRGLPTTAQRVGVPTAVPNLAPRAAVAAAAPRAVAPYKYASSVRSPHPAIQPLQAPQPAVHVQGQEPLTASMLAAAPPQEQKQMLGERLFPLIQTMHSNLAGKITGMLLEIDNSELLHMLESPESLRSKVDEAVAVLQAHHAKKEAAQKESKAK; via the exons atgaaCGCTGCAGCCAGCAGCTACCCCATGGCCTCCTTATACGTGGGCGATTTGCACTCGGACGTCACCGAAGCCATGCTGTATGAAAAGTTTAGCCCTGCGGGGCCTGTGCTGTCCATCCGGGTCTGTCGCGATATGATCACCCGGCGCTCTCTGGGTTATGCCTACGTCAACTTCCAGCAGCCAGCTGACG CTGAGAGGGCCTTGGACACCATGAACTTCGACGTGATGAAGGGAAAGCCGATCCGCATCATGTGGTCGCAGAGGGATCCCTCGTTGAGAAAATCTGGGGTGGGAAATGTCTTCATCAAGAACCTGGACAAATCCATAGACAACAAGGCACTGTATGacactttctctgcctttggAAACATCTTGTCCTGTAAG GTGGTCTGTGATGAGAACGGCTCTAAGGGCTATGCTTTTGTTCACTTCGAGACCCAAGAGGCCGCCGACAAGGCCATCGAGAAGATGAATGGCATGCTTCTCAATGACCGTAAAGT GTTCGTGGGTAGATTCAAGTCTCGCAAAGAGCGGGAAGCGGAGCTTGGAGCCAAGGCCAAGGAATTCACCAATGTTTATATCAAAAACTTTGGAGAAGAGGTGGATGATGGGAATCTGAAAGAGCTCTTCAGCCAGTTTG GTAAGACCCTAAGTGTCAAGGTGATGAGAGACTCCAGTGGGAAGTCCAAAGGCTTTGGCTTTGTAAGTTACGAGAAACACGAGGATGCCAATAAG GCTGTGGAAGAAATGAATGGAAAGGAAATGAGCGGGAAAGCCATATTTGTAGGCCGTGCACAGAAAAAGGTAGAAAGGCAGGCTGAGCTGAAGCGGAAGTTTGAGCAGCTCAAGCAGGAGAGGATTAGCCGGTACCAG GGGGTGAATCTCTACATTAAGAACTTGGATGACACCATTGATGATGAGAAATTGAGGAGagagttttctccctttggaTCAATCACCAGCGCGAAG GTGATGCTAGAAGATGGGAGAAGCAAAGGGTTTGGCTTTGTCTGTTTCTCCTCTCCTGAAGAGGCGACCAAAGCTGTCACCGAGATGAATGGACGCATTGTGGGCTCCAAGCCTCTGTACGTCGCCCTGGCCCAGAGGAAGGAAGAGCGGAAGGCTCATCTGACCAACCAGTACATGCAGCGTGTGGCGGGGATGAGAGCACTCCCTGCCAGTGCCATCTTAAATCAGTTCCAGCCTGCAGCTGGTGGCTATTTTGTGCCTGCAGTTCCGCAG GCTCAGGGAAGACCCCCATATTACACGCCTaaccagttagcacagatgaGGCCTAATCCACGCTGGCAGCAAGGCGGGAGACCTCAAG GCTTCCAAGGAATGCCAAGTGCCCTGCGGCAGTCTGGGCCTCGTCCAGCTCTTCGACATCTGGCTCCAACTGGTAATGCTCCGGCCTCTCGTGGCCTTCCTACTACTGCTCAGAGAGTCG GCGTCCCTACAGCCGTGCCAAACCTTGCACCTCGGGCCGCAGTTGCTGCCGCCGCTCCCAGGGCTGTGGCTCCATACAAGTACGCCTCCAGTGTCCGCAGCCCACACCCTGCCATCCAGCCGCTGCAG GCCCCCCAGCCTGCAGTCCACGTCCAGGGTCAGGAGCCCCTGACTGCCTCCATGCTTGCTGCAGCGCCCCCCCAGGAGCAGAAGCAGATGCTGG GGGAGCGTCTGTTCCCGCTTATCCAAACAATGCATTCAAACCTGGCTGGGAAAATCACCGGGATGCTGCTGGAAATCGACAACTCTGAGCTGCTGCACATGCTGGAGTCCCCCGAGTCCCTCCGCTCCAAGGTAGATGAAGCGGTGGCAGTCCTGCAGGCTCACCATGCCAAGAAAGAAGCTGCCCAGAAG GAGTCGAAAGCCAAATAA